From the genome of Seriola aureovittata isolate HTS-2021-v1 ecotype China chromosome 18, ASM2101889v1, whole genome shotgun sequence:
tgtactttttattattaaagactggacaggaaggagaagagagtgGGAAAGAAAGATTAAGGGAGTAAAAACTGAAGCGAGGGGAGTGAGAAATTAAGTGGAAATGtaaagagaaggaaatgaggaaataaGGAAGACAagtgaaggaaggaaaggaagaaagactggaggaaaagaaaaagttaggTCTTAGTCAGTTTCTAATTGTTAATAGtactaacactaacactaagTTCCAGTATGACTGTGACATTAAAAGTTAATAGTCTTTTAGCTCTTTACTATATTAAATAAGAGGAAACGTGCATTAacttcatttcattcacttaaATTTATGGAAAACAAATCAACTTTATTGATTGACTGAGTTCACACATCCAATCAGTACAGCAATCGTTTTGTCAACAGATGCGCTATTTCATTCAGTCAGCCTGTTACTACCTGATTATTGAAAATATCGATTACATTTTTACTGCagtcaaacacatttataaaatgacaggaataaaacaaacatatcacATATTTGTACGCTATATTCTATATTGAGGGTCATACAGTGGTAGATAATTCCAAAATATTACAACATTAATGCAAATATACAATGAACAGGAGAACTACTGAAGAATCGGTTTTGGTCATTCCATTTACATTCactttatacacacaaacagcatgttaCACACGTATGGAAAATCAGCCATTGTCCTACTGATGaatcaaaaataatgattaaaacatAACTCACTAACAGAACAACTGGTAGAAGACACATTATTCAGctgtgattaaaaatgaaacttaacTCACTTACTTAACTCAGGCAGGAGAATtggaacagacagaggaggaaatgttATATATAGACCACAGAGAGGGTTACATGTTCATATGATATTTGTCGATTCAGCTTTCATCACTAAATGCGTAACAGTGAATCAAACGTAATCTCATTTGTGAAATCTTCATTTCTATTTGCTGTTCTAAACAACTGATGTTTGCTGGTGAAATCAACTGTAATTCATTTACTTGACTTCACAAAACTCTGCAGTGGatccaaaataacaaacaccgAGTCCAACATGGAGTGGTTGAGTGAATGTGGTCTGGACTTTGTGGAGGAGAGTGATAGTTTTAGATACTTCATAGAAAGACAGAATACCTGCCTTGTGATCCATGAACACTCCTATTGTGGAGGACTGACGGCCTGCAAAGTTGACTTTGTTGCCTTTATGTTTGAAAGTGTAGTTGCCATTGGAGGAACACTCTAATACCCAAGACTTGCCATCGTTTCCAAACACActttctgttcctgttctggCAATATCCTTGTATGCGACTGCTATTGAAACTCCCAGTCCAGTCCAGTGTACTTCCCAGTAACAACGTCCGGTTAGATGTTGTCTACTTAGAACCTGAGACTTGTGCATGAATCTTTCTGGGTGTTGACCATATGACTGTGCAGTTTTCACTGAGATTGCTTTTCTCTTATCTTCTGATAATGTCAGTTGTGTGTTTGCCGTGTTTGGATTCAGCATGAGCTGATTCTTGTGAACTGCATATTGTGAAAATTCAGCTTTGGTCTTTGGGTTTTGCGGCAGTAAAACATCCACTTCCGTTACTGTCAGTGAGATCCTCCTCCATTCCCCAATGTAGTTTCTCAGCAGTTTATCTCTGGTCTCTGACACAGCTGTTGTCACATTATCAAAATACTGCAGAGGTTGAGGATTAAAGGTAGGTAAGACAGGAAGTTTATTGAGAGGTGACAACGAGATGTACCTGTGCAGAAAGTGGAtttgatcctgtgtgtgtgtgagctttcCCAGCTCAGtgtctttcctcttcagctcaacAAGCTCCTGCTTCAGCTTCGCCTGAAGCTCTTTGGCCCGACTCACTTCAATATCCTGCTGGGATCTGATCTTACTCTTGACAGCAGAGCTTTCTCTCATGATGAGATTGACCAGCTCAGTGgacaaattttcattttttatcactGCTTTATCTGCAGAGCGATTTATATACTCCACCTCCTGCTGAAGCATCTTCACATGATTCTCTTGGGCCTGGATTCTTCTTTGGATTTCTTGCCGACTCGGGCCGagctctctctgcttctttgtcatttctgctgcagcagagacggTGTCGTGGCCTTTATGCTCACTGATGGCGCAGAGATAACAGATACACTGCTGATCAGTGCGGCAGAAAATCTTCATCACCTCACTGTGACGAGAGCAGGTATTCTCCTGGAGATTTGCAGAAGCTTCAATtagcttgtgtttttttaatggaacCACTTTATAGTGAGGTTCGAGGTGCTGCTCACAGTAAGAGACcagacactgcagacaggactTTCTGGCTTTCCGTTTTCTCCCAGGGCACAAATCACACGCCacatctccagctccagcatGATCAATTGGTTCAGTGGAGGGTCTTGTCTTCTTCAGTTCCTTCACTAAATCTGCCAACATGGTGTTTTTCACCAGGGCAGGTCTTGTTTGGAAGGTCTGTCTGCACTGAGGACAGCTGTAgacatcctcctcttcctctgtgcgCCAGTGGCTGGTAATACATTTTCTGCAGTAGCTGTGTCCACAGGGAATAGTCACTGGGTCCTCCAGTAGATCCAAACAGAGGGAACAGCAGAATTTTTCCCGGTCAAGCTCAAGTCCTTGCTGCGCCATTTCACCTCTCACTGATAGTGAATAAGATAGAAACTCTGAATATTAAACTGACAGCCAAGATATAAAAGGGAGTGGTTTCCTGGTATAGCTTCATTCCAGAAAGAGGAGTGGTTTGGTCAAGTTAGTCCATGTTCATTGGACCTTGTTTACTATGTTTACTTGTTACTGTGGTGACTTTGTTATGAAGTCACTGATAGGCCAGAAGAGGATTACTAAATTTTGTCAGAGCGTTTCTATTGAAAGCGGTGCAGCTTGCCTAATCTTTATGGGACTGGTCACATGATGCTCTCATTGAGActggagtcagtcagagagaTGCAAATACTCAGTGAACGACAACAGGAGAGACATATAAACTATCTCAGCAAAATACATCTTTACTTAACGTGTTTCATaattttattgaatttgttctatttttctagaaatgtgtgtttatcCCTGGCTCTGTTGAGCTCCATGttaatgaatgttaatgaaTGTTATGTTCCTGAACAATGACCAAGACTAAGGGTTAAGCCCGGTTCAGCTTTTTACCCCTGCTGCATCAGTGCACGGGGCCTCATTGGAATGAGTGGGTCTGCACACACATTAACGGTGTGCAACAACAATCTCTGTCTTGGTTTGTTAACTCTAATATTTTCCTAAACGGCCTGGTTTTCTGTCTGAAAAGTCTTCCTTTGAACTGTAACATGGACGTCTATCTATCGGACGTCTTTTTTtctataagaaaaaaatgtaaggactattttttttaaaatcattttcaataCTTTCATTTTCCTTTACTGTTCATTTTGGTTGGACTTCTTagtcatgtctgtgttttaccATCAGGTGTCCTCCTTGCTTTAGTTTCCCCTTGGtgacttttgtctttgtctaaATTGATCATCTGTGTTTAGACCTGTTTAATTTCTCAAGTTTCTTTCACTTTGTTGCTGAGTTTTCGGAGGTGTCTTGGTTTTATGCCTCTTGGTGACTGAAGAACATCTCTTTGACCTCAGTGACTCAAGCGTGTCTCacagtttctgttgttgttgttgcgaGTATCTTTGGGGAGTGTCGCTGTGACAACCGTCTCCAGCGGGTTGTCGTCAGTGTTGTGCAGTCCACAGTTAGACTGTGActatacattttaatttctatGCTCTTTGTTATTTATGATGCTGTGTTGAAAGATGCAGAATCTACCCACTGCTGTGAACTTGTAGCTTCATCTGCGGTGGTGGTTTTAGTATTTGTTTAGCTCTGTTCATACCAAATACAAagttcaaacagaaaacatgcaaatgttcTCCAATCACAGCTCTTCAGTGTTTCCATCTTCTACAATATTGCTTCTTCTGTGATGCCTTTCCTATATTCCTAGATACCTCTCAACATTAAGGCTTCACTCAACTGGGATTTAGGGGAAAAGTGGTAAAAGTTATTGCCCACTGTCAtattagtttgacattttctgcatcaGATTCGATAGTTTGCTGAAAGAACACTCGAAGAATACTTCAAATACTCTTAGAAATGACTTTATTGAGTGACTTTGTTCGTACTGTATATAAATCCTGGTAAAGGTCTCTGGCTCAATCTACATATTAATTTTAATCACAAAGTTCACAATGTCTGTTAAACCGGTGAGTCAGCACTCAAGAGGAAAATGATTTAGAGTGCTACTCCATTAAAGGCTGTTTGATGGAAAAGAAAGACCGAACAATATTATAGCAACGAtgcaaatacaataaaatcagttttaggCAACATACAGCACATATGCAGATATTTGCATGAGGATGAATGTTTATTGGTGTTCTGTCTCGGCCGTGTaatggaaaagaaagagtgatacacaacatacagtagaatatatttatataggaataaatgtttatttctatcATCAACTgctctgtcactgtgatgtgaaaTGTCATCTGTTTCCTGGGGGAAATACATTTCAGTAGCATGTGTCTAGTAGAGCTCACACAGCTCAGCTGTTGATCCAAAATAGTTAACCCCAAGTCCAGCGTAGAGAGGCTGAGCGaatgtggtctggactctgtgcAGGAGAGTCATGGTTTCAGAGACGCTGTAGAAAGACAGAACACCTGCTCTGTGATCCAGGTAAACTCCTACTCTGGAGGACCGAGGGCCTGAGACGGCAGCGCTgatcttcttttgttttgactgATAATCACCAAAGAAGGGACACTCTAACGACCACGACTTATCATTGTTTCCAAATCCACTGTCATCTCCTGTTCTGCTGATGTCCTTGTATGTGACTGCTACTGaaactcctcctccactccactccacctcccagtaacaaCGTCTGGTCAGactctctctgctcaggaccTGAAACATGTCAGTGAATCTGTCCGGCTGAGGAGAATACAGCTGAGACACTTCcatatttgttgcttttctgttcCCTTCAGATAGTGCCACCTCTGTGTGAGCCGTGTTTGGATCCAGTGtgatttgttttgaatattgtAAGAATTCAGCTCTGGTCTTTGGTTCTGCTGGTGGCAGTAAAACGTCCGCATCAGTATCTGTCAGCGATCTGTCGTTCATACAGATCTTCATCCAGTCTTCTTTAAGGATGTCCTGTAGTTTATCTCCGACCTCTGACACAGCCGCCGTCACATCCTCAAAGCATCGCGGAGGACGTATGTTGATGCTGGGTGAGCTTGTAGATTCAGTGAGATTTGACAGTGATGGGAAATTATGGAATAACTGAGTGTGGTCCTCTGTCTGTGAGAGTTTCTCCAGCTCAGCATCtttcctcctcagctcagtGATCTCCTGCTGGAGCTTCTTCTGAAGCTCTTTGACTCGACTCAATTCGTTTTTTTGTCGAGATTTGATCAGGTGCTTCACTCCAGAGCTTCTTTTCCTGATAACATGCACCAGTTCATTGAAGATCTCATCACTGTCCCTCACTGCTTTATCAGCAGAGCGATTGAtagcctccacctcctgctgaaGCGCCACCACATCTTTCTCCCTGTCCTGGATTCTCTGCTGGATCTTTTGCCAGCTTGCCCCAAGTTCCTTTTGCCTCTCAGTcgtttctgctgcagcagagacggTGTCGTGGCCTTTATGTTCATTAATGGAGCAGAGATAACAGATACACTGCTGATCAGTGCGGCAGAAAATCTTCATTACCTCACTGTGACGGGAGCAAACGTTCTCTTGAATATTTGCTGATGGATTTACCAGCTTGTGCTTCTTTAATGGAGCAACCTCGTAGTGAGGCTGGAGGTGCTGCTCACAGGAAGACAGctgacactgcagacaggactTTGCAGCCTTTCGCTTTCTCCCAGTGCAGAAATCACAGGCCACGTCATCAGGTCCGGCATAGCAGTGATCAGCTGGAGCAGCTTGGAGTCCAGTCTTCTTCACTTCCTCCACTAACTCTGCTAACATGGTGTTTTTCACCAGGACAGGTCTTGATCTGAAGGTCTGTCTGCACTGAGGACAGctgtgtcttttcttctgaCACTTTTCTTCCCAGAAGCTTTTGATACAGTTCTTGCAGTAGTTGTGTCCACAGGGAATAGTCACTGGATCCTTCAGTAGATCCAAACAGATCGAACAGCAGAGTTTTTCCTCGTTCAGCTGAATTCCTTGCTGCGCCATTTCAACAGACAGCGGAAGTTGCACTGTGACTGAACAGTGTCACTGACAGAGAAAACGGGACGGTGATTAATCCGCGGTGTTCTCTGTGTTATATTCTTGTGGAGCACGAGTGTTGTTCTAATCGATCCCGGTTCAAAGACTACATCTACCCACACTGAAAGTAATCTCTCTCCTCCCGTTTGGGGGCGTGGCCGCTTGGGACTGCCAAGTATCCCTAAATGCATTTCgcaccaaacagcagcaacGGCGGGGACTTTGATTTTTCAGACCGGGAACTAACTCTGATTTGGAATATGTGCGGAGTTCATCCAAATAATGTCTGTTCGGAAATTCGCTCTGGCGCTTTCAGGGGTGAGAGCGGCGGTCACCGCGGCAGTTCGCTGCCCCGCTCCTGAGATCACTGACCGGGACAAAGAGTCATGTGCGAGGGCAAGGCCAGGCTCTGTCGTCTGTAGCGTTTTTGatattgaattaaaataaaaatatttgttgtttgttgtattgttccacatttacagaacctaaaaACCTGAAACAGTGACGTGCGGTGAGATTCATGGCTGGTGAGGCACTGACTTCATCACAGTCAGATTTACAAACATTTGATTGGCTGCAGTTAACGGGTTATGTTTAAAAGCTCATACCAGCattcaaacacatacaaactgtAGCACacaaaaaagcacatttaataaaaaaaaaaaaaacgttattaTGGTCTTACCTTTACTTATAAATGAAGTCCATGCGCCGCTCCTTCTGAACAAAAGCATCGATTACTTGTTTATAGAAGTCTTCCTTATCTTTCTTAAGTTTTAAAAGTCTCGGCTGCAGAATAAGTGACAACAAGTTGTTGTCACTTACTCTGCAGCCGAGGAGTCGCAGGAAGGATCCTGGGATCACTAGCGCCCTCTACCAACAGTGTCTCACCTGCCTCCCCTGACTGCACGTCACTgctctgaaacaacctactcagtgactgactgactgactgactgactgactgactgtagaacctgtagagTAAAAAGCTTGGATATGCAACAGTGTGTAGAAAtggccataaaaacacattagaaTCAACAGGAGTTATGGTAtttcatatttctcttttttcagcagtgatggagtttggtcgtggtaaacacaacaaacatttaaaatgaaaggaatctttctttatttttaaaacttcaaacatGGATTTGAGATagtattactactactacttcatagaaatgtagtgagTCACAGTCAGAATACAATATCTGTCTCATGAGTGTGGTGGAGTAACAGTCATATGTTTCCCAAAAAATAGgtaatactcaagtaaagtacagatacttgaaaaatgtacttaattacagtacttgagtaaatgtacttagttactgtcCAGCCCCGTTTGTATTGAGGAACAGCTTTGCTTCAAGAGGCAGCTTGTGTTCAGTCATTGTGTGCTTGTTTACTGTGGAGCTTCGGTcatgatacaaaaaaaatcaattttgtaATTTCCTTTTCGGCTCAGTTTTCATGTGGTAAATAAGGAACAAGCAGTTTGTGCCCAAGCTGGACAGAAAGCCAGGCTACATCTGCTGTTCTTGTTAAAATGTGCACTGAGTGTGGTTTTTAGAATGGGAGCATTCAAACCAATGGGCAGGACATTACAGTTGTCTTGACTAGAAGTTTTAAAGGCTGGTTTTAAAATCTTATTGTCCATCACTCTGACAACAGTCTAAGCCTATATTGCAAAAGTGAAGAAGACAGAGCACAGACCTGGATATAATGTTTCACTCCAAAAAGTTCTTATGTAGAGTAAATATTAACAGAAGCATCAGAAAAGAGAAATCTTTGTGTCTTAGTGCCTAAAATTTGCACTTTGGTTTCATCTATATTTACCACGACACAAGACTCTTAAGTTGAAGAGCTCTGAACGATTATTCAGATTGATGGCAACATAGAGCTGAATGTCGTCCACAAGAAAAGGAATTTAATGACTAACCTTAAAAGCTGCTGTTCAGTTGTCTATACTCGGGCTGAGAACAGAGGCAAGGTCATCTAGCAGCTGGGCAAAAGTTCAAAGACGTTGAGTGTGAAATGCTGATAGATCAGTCTGAGGTTACACTATGTAGGATCCTGGTTCTAGAGTTAGGTtaacaaaaatgatgaaaagagATCTGgttgcctgttttttttcaagatccattttaaaatattgataattAGCTGAGGCTGATGCTAAACGAAAGGTCACATGgggcaaaaaatattttaatcttAAGAACAACAGCAATAATTCATAGAAAAGCTGTAGTAGTGAGCAGAGACCTCTAACAATACGATAATGGTATGTTTTTCTGGCCTGTGTTAAATAGCTCCCTGTCTATTCTGTGAGTTTTGCACTCTGGTTAGCAGGTGGGAAGGACGTCCCGATCCTTGTTTGCCGATTTTTGTGCGGGCTGTGGAGGTGGGCAAGGGGGGGAGCGGGGGCAGCGGGGCCTGGCCGGGGGGCAAGACGTGGCCTCCTTTACGGGACAGGAGGTCAATCTCTCTCCTGAGGACTTCAGCCTGCTGCGACTGTGTTTTCACCAGGATCTTTAGTTTGTGGATCTCCTCCTGATCCACATGTCTCCTGTAATCCTGGAACGGCCTGCCCtggatacacacaaacagacacctATCAACgcatacagtatacatatacataaataaacactcaTTTAGAAATAGAGGAAAGCAGGCTTAAGGGCTGATATGACATCCTGGGTTTAAAATCTGACCCAGGACCTAGACTCATTGGTTCTTACTGGCTATCGCTGAAGAGCCAAAACTATATTCAAAGCAGCATTAACTGATTAAACTGAATACATATATGTGGAGCATTATCACCTAAAAAAGTGGCTAACCTGTTTGCAAACAGCTGCCTACTTTAACACccagcagacacaaagcaacaagcaaCATAGCTCTGGAAAAAATATCTGCGTCATGCACTATGTCCACCAGCTAATCACTgactttgtctgtgtgctgtttgaTGCTTAGCAGGTAGGTTAGAGAGGGGtcatctgaaaacagctgtctgctgctgggTCGGTGAGAGTGCTGAGGCTGAACTAAGAGCCAAGAACCAAGAAATGTGCCATAAAACTAAATCTACTGAGTGAGCAGGGCAGAGTTGGGgatctctgtgggttcatcactgcAATCAACCCCTTCATTGATctgtattttttaatcaattggCTAAAATAATCACGCTGGCCCTGATTAGTGCTGAAATGCTGACTGCTTGAATTCTTAAAGATCTACTGTCGCTCGCAGTGCTGAACTTATAACCAACCccacagctctgcagagcttTTAAGCTCCTTTTAGCTCAGTGTTTTGGCTTCACAGCACATTTGAATGATTCCCTCTCACCAGCCTTGTTTCCAACAGTAGCCAGCTGTTTTCAAataagctctgataaacccaccgACAGTCAAAGTTATTAACTAGGAAGGGACTGAGAATTTGAACATattggacacaaacatgactaTGATAATTTTGCTCTGTGTCTActggatgtgtaaatgtgttAGCCATGACAACTTCTCATATGTCAGCGCTCTCTGTCCATTGGTTTATTTTGGAGTTCTTCTACCTCCCATTGGCCAAAACATCGGTTGTCACCCTGAAAGTCTGTGTGAAACACAGCAAAGATGGCGGAGATGCTACAGAAGTTTGTGGccagtttgagtttttttttcagcaaactTAGCTGTACACTTCAAGCTTTGATTAATATTAAgtataaaatgaatttaatgcACAGAAATTACCACTTTTTTCTGCCTGGCATTGAGTTTACGCTCCAGGTCCCTCTTGTGGTCTAAGAGGTTTGACATGCTGAGGAGACGCTCTGTGTTAGTCTTGGTCGCCTCCATCAGATTCTGACGCGCCTCTTCTACCTTCGCCTGAATAAAGATAACATTTTGAGTTTGAAGAGGTTAACAGCAAATTTGCACACTTaccaaagcacacacacacgtacacacacacatacacacacacacaggtcagcaTACATCCCACTGTTTGATTTCCTTGGCGTATGCAGCTTCTTTAATGAGCTTTTCCTGCTTGAGCTCCTCCAGCACCCTGTTCCCTGACAGCGTCTGCAGAGCCTCCAGATCCAGCAGTCTCCCatacttcatcatcatcagctcgTCGCACTGCTTCTCCAGCACTACAACATCACACAGATCAACAAACAAATGATTCAATCCAAAAATGTTGCCACTCTCTGGCACTGGGAATTATCACCATGACCAGAGAAGGAATTTTGCTCTTCCACTCCCTGGTGTAACTTTACCACAAGACTTTGCAGCACAACTGTGGAGTTGTTGGTATCTTTCCAGTAacttgtttgtgttcatgtggcATCTGAATTTCACGTTACATCTCTTCACAATATGGGTCCTTACCCTGTATCTTAGCGTCCATGTCCCTGCGGTCGTGGATGAGCCTGACGTGCTGCTGGCGGGCCTGGGTGTACAGATCTCTCTGCTGGCTCTTCTccacctgcagctgtttgattCGCTCCTGCAGCCTGCTCAACTCCGTCCTGTCCACCACCAAAGCCGAGCTCAGATCGGATGGCACTGAGCCGTTAAAAACAAACTCAATCTGGGAGACATATGGAGAAGGTGAAAGGAAAGGTCTCTGCTTTACAAAAGGACTTAGCAAGAGATGCAGAGTATTAGTATGGAAGTACAGGGCTgccaacattaaaataaaataatttaatcaaaTCTTTCATTTCTGGACACATAGAATGAACtaaattaaaaactttaaaaatccaagttattgtcacatttgaaaatgcatAACACTGCCATACTGATAATAAACTTGGATGTGAAATTGATgaaaaattgaagaaaaaaacaaaatttagaCTTGAAATTAATTAGATAAATCATAATTTGTGATCACCTGGTGCAGTCTGAGAGGAACCACCACATccagttcattcattttcttttgcttctctctgttgACCAACTCCAAGTCATCCTCTACTGCCTTCCGACCGCTCTTCACCGCTTTCTCCTGcagaacaaagaagaaagatgCAAAGTgaaacacgcaaacacacacacacacatgaggaTGCCACTGACAGACAGAACCATGAGAACCAAAGTTTGACCTTCTTGGTGAGGGTGTCGCACTCCTTCTTCAGAACTTCAgcactcttcttctcctccaccagcAGTTCCTCCAGGTCCAGTCGACGCTCACGCAGCTGCAGTGTATTCTCAAACAACTCTGGCTcacagcctgacacacacacacatacgaacacacacagagtcatacTTAAAGCTGAAGCTAAAGCCTGTTGAACTTGAGGCACAGTGAAGCACTATTGAAAATACAAGGGCCATTATTAAACTAaaatctctgctctgtctcGCAGTTACTCTGTGCAGGATTTGAACAGTGGCTCTCTATTTGCAACAGCAATAGGAACTTCAGGTTCTATTACAGAAGATATCTGCCCAAGGACCTGAGTGCAGACAGTTTCATCATATTGAGCCTGCTTGGGTTGTCTGCATTTTGGATTGGGCCCAGTTAGTCTCGGGTCTTTTCAGACATGGGGCAGATTCAGAAAAATTTAAGTTTATGACTAAAACTGTGTGTACGCACAAAGCCAGCAATGTGCACTTTGAACTGATAGCATGTGCACGAGCATCAACACTCTGACTGTTCACGATAAATAGACATAGATCAGCCCTGATTCCCTTGTTTGTGACACTAGTGACTGCTTGACCAGTCATTAGACCTGTCAGTGAGAAGAACAGCTGAGCAGAAGTGCAGTTTCACTAATTGTGCTGCATCGACGAGATTCTCCAGCAGCACTAGAGCAGCAGTCATTAGCCGTCATTAATCACATATACCTGAACACCGTAAGTGACATCTCAATCATCATTATTTGACATCACACAgatgataaatgattaatttatatTGAAACAGACTGGATACAATTAAAGGATTATTTATGAGGAAGTAACAtctcaaatgtaaatgaataaataaatgatatatcTGGCTCCAGGTCTGTCCTCCGTTTCTTGGGCTCTAGTTTACTGTAAATTTATCAGGTGCAGGCAGGTGTGTTTCAGATCAGATCCAGATCTAAAGAACTGTAAAACAGAATCAACTTAC
Proteins encoded in this window:
- the LOC130186543 gene encoding tripartite motif-containing protein 16-like — its product is MAQQGLELDREKFCCSLCLDLLEDPVTIPCGHSYCRKCITSHWRTEEEEDVYSCPQCRQTFQTRPALVKNTMLADLVKELKKTRPSTEPIDHAGAGDVACDLCPGRKRKARKSCLQCLVSYCEQHLEPHYKVVPLKKHKLIEASANLQENTCSRHSEVMKIFCRTDQQCICYLCAISEHKGHDTVSAAAEMTKKQRELGPSRQEIQRRIQAQENHVKMLQQEVEYINRSADKAVIKNENLSTELVNLIMRESSAVKSKIRSQQDIEVSRAKELQAKLKQELVELKRKDTELGKLTHTQDQIHFLHRYISLSPLNKLPVLPTFNPQPLQYFDNVTTAVSETRDKLLRNYIGEWRRISLTVTEVDVLLPQNPKTKAEFSQYAVHKNQLMLNPNTANTQLTLSEDKRKAISVKTAQSYGQHPERFMHKSQVLSRQHLTGRCYWEVHWTGLGVSIAVAYKDIARTGTESVFGNDGKSWVLECSSNGNYTFKHKGNKVNFAGRQSSTIGVFMDHKAGILSFYEVSKTITLLHKVQTTFTQPLHVGLGVCYFGSTAEFCEVK
- the LOC130186499 gene encoding tripartite motif-containing protein 16-like; this translates as MAQQGIQLNEEKLCCSICLDLLKDPVTIPCGHNYCKNCIKSFWEEKCQKKRHSCPQCRQTFRSRPVLVKNTMLAELVEEVKKTGLQAAPADHCYAGPDDVACDFCTGRKRKAAKSCLQCQLSSCEQHLQPHYEVAPLKKHKLVNPSANIQENVCSRHSEVMKIFCRTDQQCICYLCSINEHKGHDTVSAAAETTERQKELGASWQKIQQRIQDREKDVVALQQEVEAINRSADKAVRDSDEIFNELVHVIRKRSSGVKHLIKSRQKNELSRVKELQKKLQQEITELRRKDAELEKLSQTEDHTQLFHNFPSLSNLTESTSSPSINIRPPRCFEDVTAAVSEVGDKLQDILKEDWMKICMNDRSLTDTDADVLLPPAEPKTRAEFLQYSKQITLDPNTAHTEVALSEGNRKATNMEVSQLYSPQPDRFTDMFQVLSRESLTRRCYWEVEWSGGGVSVAVTYKDISRTGDDSGFGNNDKSWSLECPFFGDYQSKQKKISAAVSGPRSSRVGVYLDHRAGVLSFYSVSETMTLLHRVQTTFAQPLYAGLGVNYFGSTAELCELY